A region of Streptomyces sp. NBC_01788 DNA encodes the following proteins:
- a CDS encoding Fpg/Nei family DNA glycosylase: protein MPELPEVEALKDFLTDHLVGHEIVRVLPVAISVLKTYDPPVTALEGREVTAVRRHGKFLDLETGGGPHLVTHLARGGWLQWKDPLPDGVPRPGKGPLALRVALETGAGFDLTEAGTQKRLAVYVVRDPGEVPGVARLGPDPLADGFDEERFARLLAGERRQIKGALRDQSLIAGVGNAYSDEILHAARMSPFKLAASLTPQETHTLYEALRTTLTEAVARSRGLAAGRLKAEKKGGLRVHGRTGEPCPVCGDTVREVSFSDSSLQYCPTCQTGGKPLADRRLSRLLK from the coding sequence ATGCCGGAACTGCCCGAGGTCGAAGCGCTGAAGGACTTCCTGACCGACCATCTGGTCGGCCACGAGATCGTGCGCGTGCTGCCCGTCGCGATCAGCGTGCTGAAGACGTACGACCCGCCGGTCACCGCCCTGGAGGGCCGCGAGGTCACCGCGGTGCGCCGGCACGGCAAGTTCCTGGACCTGGAAACCGGCGGCGGCCCGCACCTCGTCACCCATCTGGCCCGTGGGGGCTGGCTCCAGTGGAAGGACCCGCTGCCCGACGGCGTGCCCCGGCCCGGCAAGGGCCCGCTCGCCCTGCGCGTCGCCCTGGAGACCGGCGCGGGCTTCGACCTCACCGAGGCCGGCACCCAGAAGCGGCTCGCGGTGTACGTCGTACGGGATCCGGGGGAGGTGCCAGGGGTGGCGCGTCTCGGTCCCGACCCGCTGGCCGACGGCTTCGACGAGGAGCGGTTCGCCCGGCTGCTCGCGGGGGAGCGGCGGCAGATCAAGGGCGCCCTGCGCGACCAGAGCCTGATCGCGGGCGTCGGAAACGCCTACAGCGACGAGATCCTGCACGCGGCGAGGATGTCCCCGTTCAAGCTGGCCGCCTCTCTGACGCCGCAGGAGACGCACACCCTGTACGAGGCACTGCGCACCACCCTGACGGAGGCGGTCGCGCGCTCCAGGGGCCTTGCGGCCGGGCGGCTGAAGGCGGAGAAGAAGGGCGGCCTGCGCGTGCACGGCCGCACGGGCGAGCCCTGTCCGGTGTGCGGGGACACCGTCCGCGAGGTGTCCTTCAGCGACTCCTCGCTCCAGTACTGCCCGACCTGTCAGACGGGCGGGAAACCGCTGGCCGACCGGCGCCTGTCCCGGCTGCTCAAGTGA
- a CDS encoding anti-sigma factor family protein — protein MRSLERHRDAGAYALGMLDEADAFRFEDHLAECPRCAAHVTEFGPTTRQLMLYRRATPRFVHPMTRPGPGLLDRLVGEVARRRRAGRRRFLYGLAASVVLAVCGPAVAAVAGHHGGPARYAATDATTGVWAEIKAADRDWGSDLEVRVRDGSGPHSCRLVVVGRDGSEQTVTTWSVLAHDAGTSTVAGGTTMHPGQIDRFEVRTADGRPLVTLDSR, from the coding sequence ATGAGGTCCCTGGAACGGCATCGCGACGCCGGCGCGTACGCGCTCGGCATGCTGGACGAGGCGGACGCCTTCCGCTTCGAGGACCACCTCGCGGAGTGCCCTCGCTGCGCGGCGCACGTCACCGAGTTCGGCCCCACGACCCGGCAGCTGATGCTGTACCGGCGGGCCACGCCGCGCTTCGTGCACCCGATGACCCGGCCCGGCCCGGGGCTGCTGGACCGGCTGGTCGGCGAGGTCGCCCGGCGGCGCCGGGCCGGACGCCGGCGGTTCCTCTACGGTCTGGCCGCCTCGGTGGTGCTCGCCGTGTGCGGACCCGCGGTCGCCGCCGTCGCCGGACACCACGGCGGCCCCGCCCGGTACGCGGCGACCGACGCGACCACGGGCGTCTGGGCCGAGATCAAAGCCGCCGACCGGGACTGGGGCAGCGATCTGGAGGTGCGGGTCAGGGACGGCTCGGGTCCCCATTCCTGCCGGCTCGTCGTGGTCGGCCGCGACGGCTCGGAGCAGACCGTGACAACCTGGAGCGTCCTCGCGCACGACGCGGGCACCAGCACGGTGGCGGGCGGCACGACGATGCATCCCGGGCAGATCGACCGCTTCGAGGTGCGCACCGCGGACGGGCGGCCCCTGGTGACCCTCGACTCGCGGTGA
- a CDS encoding sigma-70 family RNA polymerase sigma factor, with amino-acid sequence MTAGTTLPHGTTTAEHELAALQREHGRPLFALLLRLCDGDRQRAEDLLQETLVRAWQHPEALRADAFDSVRPWLLTVARRLAIDARRARQARPPEVGDADLENARVIADHAERSAATLDVREAVKTLTPEHREVLVLVYFRGASVAEAAQALGIPPGTVKSRAYYALRALRRMLPGYAADLR; translated from the coding sequence ATGACGGCCGGAACCACCCTCCCGCACGGGACGACGACCGCCGAGCACGAGCTCGCCGCGCTGCAACGCGAGCACGGCCGACCGCTCTTCGCGCTGCTGCTGCGCCTGTGCGACGGCGACCGCCAGCGCGCCGAGGACCTGCTCCAGGAGACGCTCGTGCGCGCCTGGCAGCACCCCGAGGCGCTGCGCGCCGACGCCTTCGACTCGGTGCGGCCCTGGCTGCTGACCGTGGCGCGCCGGCTCGCCATCGACGCGCGCCGCGCCCGGCAGGCCCGGCCGCCGGAGGTCGGGGACGCGGACCTGGAGAACGCGCGGGTCATCGCCGACCACGCCGAGCGGTCCGCCGCGACGCTCGACGTCCGGGAGGCTGTGAAGACTCTCACTCCCGAGCACCGTGAAGTCCTGGTGCTGGTGTACTTCCGGGGGGCCAGTGTGGCGGAGGCCGCCCAGGCCCTGGGCATCCCGCCCGGTACCGTGAAGTCCCGCGCATACTACGCGCTGCGCGCCCTGCGCCGGATGCTTCCGGGATACGCGGCCGACCTGCGGTGA
- a CDS encoding CapA family protein, producing MIARRQQVSLVVTALLAAAAACQAHQREQQTPPGRAAPTAPNSASAPGAFTLVASGGILPDASVLERAAFDAGGAGHDFRPMLEGVKDIVSRADLALCHLGTAFGAGAPYTGAPRYKSPPELASSLAAAGYDSCATASEHALDDGADGVRRTLEALDGAGLRHAGSARGEAEARGTLLRAGRAVVAHLAYTYGTNDPLPPDQPWAVRVIDEKRIVEDARAARKAGAQVVVVSLTWGRAWQDAPDAQQLDLARKLTASHSGGRPDVDLILGSHAHVPQAYEKVNGTWVVYGLGDQIAGATTDDSGRRNPRANQSTLARFTFSPPAKQGGRWEVARAEFVPEVFDLDAGRVVNLGKAIARGADLQGVRDRIRTAVLSRGAAKDGLVMGE from the coding sequence ATGATCGCACGCAGACAGCAGGTGTCCCTGGTCGTGACGGCCCTCCTCGCCGCGGCCGCCGCCTGCCAGGCCCACCAACGGGAACAGCAGACTCCGCCCGGACGAGCCGCCCCGACCGCCCCGAACTCCGCGAGCGCGCCCGGCGCGTTCACGCTCGTCGCCTCCGGCGGCATCCTGCCGGACGCCTCGGTGCTGGAGCGGGCCGCCTTCGACGCGGGCGGCGCGGGCCACGACTTCCGGCCGATGCTCGAAGGCGTCAAGGACATCGTCTCCCGGGCCGACCTGGCGCTGTGTCACCTGGGCACCGCCTTCGGAGCGGGCGCGCCCTACACCGGCGCCCCCCGCTACAAGTCCCCGCCCGAGCTGGCGTCGTCCCTCGCCGCGGCGGGCTACGACAGCTGCGCCACCGCCTCCGAGCACGCCCTGGACGACGGCGCAGACGGCGTCCGGCGCACCCTGGAGGCCCTCGACGGCGCCGGCCTGCGGCACGCAGGCTCGGCGCGGGGCGAGGCTGAGGCGCGCGGCACCCTCCTCCGGGCCGGACGCGCCGTGGTGGCCCACCTCGCCTACACCTACGGCACCAACGACCCCCTCCCACCCGATCAGCCGTGGGCCGTCCGTGTGATCGACGAGAAGCGGATCGTCGAGGACGCCCGAGCCGCCCGCAAGGCGGGTGCCCAGGTCGTGGTCGTGTCCCTGACCTGGGGTCGGGCCTGGCAGGACGCGCCCGACGCCCAGCAACTGGACCTCGCCCGGAAGCTGACCGCCTCGCACTCCGGCGGCCGGCCCGACGTCGACCTGATCCTCGGCAGCCATGCCCATGTCCCGCAGGCCTACGAGAAGGTCAACGGCACCTGGGTGGTCTACGGGCTCGGCGACCAGATCGCAGGCGCCACCACCGACGACAGCGGCCGGCGCAACCCGCGCGCCAACCAGAGCACGCTGGCCCGCTTCACCTTCTCCCCGCCCGCCAAGCAGGGCGGGCGCTGGGAGGTGGCCCGGGCAGAGTTCGTCCCCGAGGTGTTCGACCTCGACGCCGGCCGGGTGGTGAACCTCGGCAAGGCCATCGCCCGCGGCGCCGACCTCCAGGGCGTGCGCGACCGGATCCGCACCGCGGTGCTCAGCCGGGGTGCGGCGAAGGACGGGCTCGTCATGGGGGAGTGA
- a CDS encoding MarR family winged helix-turn-helix transcriptional regulator, with protein sequence MSDIDSDLDDGPDAPLPPDELGHRLTAVFDLVGPLYRRVQRKVEQGEAVEGLSVGVRAVLDLLHKHGPMTVPQMGRAQAISRQFVQRMVNDAVARDLVISVPNPAHQRSSLIRLTDAGRAAITSVLDREHLLLRRVGGDLTDSEVRACLRVLGEMLDLFEHADVD encoded by the coding sequence ATGAGCGACATCGACAGCGACCTCGACGACGGGCCCGACGCCCCTCTCCCGCCGGACGAACTCGGCCATCGCCTCACCGCGGTGTTCGATCTGGTGGGCCCGCTGTACCGGCGGGTGCAGCGCAAGGTCGAGCAGGGCGAGGCCGTCGAGGGGCTGTCCGTCGGCGTACGGGCCGTGCTCGACCTGCTGCACAAGCACGGCCCGATGACCGTCCCCCAGATGGGACGCGCGCAGGCGATCAGCCGCCAGTTCGTGCAGCGCATGGTGAACGACGCGGTGGCCCGTGACCTGGTGATCAGCGTCCCGAACCCGGCGCACCAGCGCTCGTCGCTGATCCGGCTCACGGACGCGGGCCGGGCGGCGATCACCTCGGTGCTGGACCGTGAGCACCTGCTGCTGCGCCGGGTCGGGGGCGATCTGACGGACTCCGAGGTACGGGCGTGCCTGCGCGTGCTGGGTGAGATGCTCGACCTCTTCGAGCACGCGGACGTCGACTGA
- a CDS encoding alpha/beta fold hydrolase, with protein MNAAADLRFAPSSDGDLAYLDTGSGDLVVLLHSGWVDHRVLDAAISALAAEFRVVAPDVRGHGRSANATRPFRWADDLATLLRHLDAGPAALVGVSMGGAIATDTVLEYPELVRGVVVCGAATSEFQYADPWARQAQAASARALGAGDIEGWLASFLRFAPGPHRTPDDMDQDILRRLRDMALHTLSKHTADEKNWHVPLTGTWERVPKIGVPVLTVNGALETPDLIAEAERLARTVPDGRSVTIEGTAHYPNLERPEEFNGIVADFLRALPA; from the coding sequence ATGAATGCTGCTGCGGATCTGCGTTTCGCGCCGTCCTCCGACGGCGACCTCGCCTACCTCGACACCGGCAGCGGGGACCTGGTGGTCCTGCTGCACTCCGGCTGGGTCGACCACCGCGTCCTCGACGCGGCGATCTCGGCCCTCGCCGCCGAGTTCCGGGTCGTCGCCCCGGACGTTCGCGGCCACGGCCGCTCCGCCAACGCGACCAGGCCGTTCCGCTGGGCCGACGACCTCGCCACGCTGCTGCGCCACCTCGACGCCGGCCCGGCGGCCCTCGTCGGCGTCTCGATGGGTGGCGCCATCGCCACCGACACCGTGCTCGAGTACCCGGAACTGGTCCGCGGGGTGGTCGTCTGCGGCGCCGCGACCAGCGAGTTCCAGTACGCCGACCCCTGGGCGCGGCAGGCGCAGGCGGCGTCGGCCCGTGCCCTCGGCGCCGGTGACATCGAGGGCTGGCTCGCGTCCTTCCTGCGCTTCGCGCCCGGCCCGCACCGCACCCCGGACGACATGGACCAGGACATCCTGCGCCGGCTGCGCGACATGGCCCTGCACACCCTGTCCAAGCACACCGCCGACGAGAAGAACTGGCACGTGCCCCTGACCGGCACCTGGGAGCGCGTGCCGAAGATCGGCGTTCCCGTGCTCACCGTCAACGGCGCCCTCGAGACACCCGACCTCATCGCCGAGGCCGAGCGCCTCGCCCGCACCGTCCCCGACGGCCGCTCCGTCACGATCGAGGGCACCGCCCACTACCCGAACCTGGAGAGGCCGGAGGAGTTCAACGGGATCGTCGCGGACTTCCTCCGCGCCCTCCCGGCCTGA
- a CDS encoding amino acid permease codes for MAGLRMGEGILRRKPIEHIEETEAGEGPRLERSLGLWQLTAIGVGGIIGAGIFTLAGTVANGTAGPAVLVSFLIAGVASAAAALSYAEFAGLIPKAGSAYTYGYAVLGEFAGWFIGWDLLLEYTAIVAVVAIGISGYFSFLVEDMGAHLPAWMLGAPGTGAGHRVDLFAAILCLLIAWLLNLGIRSAARFETLVVALKVVVVLVVIVVGVFHINTAHYHPFFPYGVGGAFTGAATVFFAVFGYDAMSTAAEESKDARRHMPKAIIYSLAIAMVLYVAACLVLTGMQNYKDINRESGFSTAFKSVGLSRLADVIAVGAIIGILTVMFTFMLGVTRVWFAMSRDGLLPKWFAKTHPTRHVPTRVTWIVGVASAAIAGFLPIAEAAELTNIGILLAFVVVCTAVIVLRYRQPDLPRGFRTPWMPFVPALGVVFSLWLITFLKWETWVRFAVWFLIGCVIYFGYSYKRSELARR; via the coding sequence ATGGCCGGGCTCCGGATGGGTGAGGGCATTCTCCGCCGCAAGCCCATCGAACACATCGAGGAGACGGAAGCCGGCGAAGGACCACGCCTTGAGCGATCACTCGGGTTGTGGCAGCTGACCGCGATCGGTGTGGGTGGCATCATCGGCGCGGGCATCTTCACCCTCGCCGGCACGGTGGCCAACGGTACGGCGGGTCCCGCGGTGCTGGTGTCCTTCCTGATCGCGGGTGTGGCCAGCGCGGCGGCGGCCCTGTCGTACGCCGAGTTCGCGGGCCTGATCCCGAAGGCGGGCTCCGCCTACACCTACGGCTACGCGGTGCTCGGCGAGTTCGCCGGCTGGTTCATCGGCTGGGACCTGCTCCTCGAGTACACGGCGATCGTGGCGGTGGTCGCGATCGGCATCTCCGGGTACTTCAGCTTCCTGGTCGAGGACATGGGCGCGCATCTGCCCGCCTGGATGCTGGGCGCGCCCGGCACCGGCGCCGGGCACAGGGTCGACCTGTTCGCGGCGATCCTGTGCCTGCTGATCGCCTGGCTGCTGAACCTCGGCATCCGCAGCGCGGCCCGCTTCGAGACCCTCGTGGTGGCGCTGAAGGTGGTCGTGGTGCTGGTGGTGATCGTGGTCGGCGTGTTCCACATCAACACCGCCCACTACCACCCGTTCTTCCCCTACGGCGTCGGCGGGGCGTTCACCGGTGCGGCGACGGTGTTCTTCGCGGTCTTCGGCTATGACGCGATGTCGACGGCGGCCGAGGAGTCCAAGGACGCGCGGCGGCACATGCCGAAGGCGATCATCTACTCGCTGGCGATCGCGATGGTGCTGTACGTGGCGGCGTGCCTGGTGCTGACAGGCATGCAGAACTACAAGGACATCAACAGGGAGAGCGGCTTCTCCACCGCGTTCAAGTCGGTGGGGCTGAGCCGGCTGGCGGACGTGATCGCGGTGGGCGCGATCATCGGCATCCTTACGGTCATGTTCACGTTCATGCTGGGCGTGACCCGGGTCTGGTTCGCCATGTCCCGGGACGGGCTGCTGCCCAAGTGGTTCGCGAAGACGCACCCCACGCGGCACGTGCCGACGCGGGTGACGTGGATCGTCGGGGTGGCGTCGGCCGCCATCGCGGGGTTCCTGCCGATCGCGGAGGCGGCCGAACTGACCAACATCGGCATTCTGCTGGCGTTCGTGGTGGTGTGCACGGCGGTGATCGTGCTGCGCTACCGGCAGCCGGACCTGCCGCGCGGTTTCCGTACGCCGTGGATGCCGTTCGTGCCGGCGCTGGGTGTCGTCTTCTCGCTGTGGCTGATCACGTTCCTGAAGTGGGAGACCTGGGTGCGGTTCGCCGTGTGGTTCCTGATCGGGTGCGTGATCTACTTCGGATACTCGTACAAGCGCTCGGAGCTGGCCCGGCGTTAG
- a CDS encoding universal stress protein, with the protein MTEQHEQHERPAHRFERGTDGPKVIVAGVDGSESSLRAAAYAAGLARRQGALLALVYVQPVMTAGAALGAPVAETTDEIAEDLVRYIRESTERLKGIFEVRWEFHTFRGDPFNGLVKAADELRADAVVVGASEQAGHRIIGSVAVRLVKAGRWPVTVVP; encoded by the coding sequence GTGACGGAACAGCACGAGCAGCACGAGCGGCCCGCGCACCGGTTCGAGCGGGGCACGGACGGGCCGAAGGTCATCGTGGCCGGCGTGGACGGCTCCGAGTCCTCGTTGCGGGCCGCCGCGTACGCCGCCGGTCTCGCCCGGCGGCAGGGCGCGCTGCTCGCTCTCGTGTACGTGCAGCCGGTGATGACGGCGGGGGCGGCGCTCGGGGCGCCGGTGGCGGAGACGACCGACGAGATCGCCGAGGACCTGGTGCGGTACATCCGGGAGTCCACGGAGCGGCTGAAGGGGATATTCGAGGTCCGCTGGGAGTTCCACACCTTCCGCGGCGACCCGTTCAACGGGCTGGTGAAGGCCGCCGACGAGCTGCGGGCCGACGCGGTGGTCGTGGGCGCCTCCGAGCAGGCCGGCCACCGGATCATCGGCTCGGTCGCGGTCCGCCTGGTGAAGGCGGGACGCTGGCCGGTGACGGTGGTTCCGTAG